DNA from Xanthomonas hyacinthi:
GTAGCGCATGCCGGCGGGAAGCGCAATTTCGAGGTGGCGCTTGGAACGTGCGAACGGTGCGGACATGGCGACCAACTCGCGGTTGTCGATGATGCGTCCCTGGTCGAGTTCGGTCAGCCGCAACGCGCCAAGCCGTGCGGAGGGGACGATGTCCACCTGCAGCGCATGCGCGGCCTGCTCCGTCGCCGCTTTTCCCAACGCCTGGCCGAGTGCTGGCCACAGCCCCGTGTACCAGGCGTCGAAGCCACCGAAGAAATCGCCGCCGGCATCGGTCTCGCCACGGGGCTTGAAGCGCGCGGCGCCGGCCGCCTCGAACGCGGCATCGACCCGCTTCGGAATCGCCTGATAGGTGCGTGCCCACTGCCGGTTGCCGGAACCGAACACGGCATAGCGCACCTCGGCCAGAGCGCCGGGTGCCAGCGCTTCGATCCAGTCGAGGAAGCGGCGCGCATTGTCCGGCGGCTGGCCTTCGTAGGAGGAGGCGACCACCACCACGGCGGCGTCGCGCGGCAAGCGCCCGGCATAGTCGTCCAGGGCCGCGACGAGCGGCGCGTAGCCCTGTGCCGCCGCGTCGCCGCCAATGCGCTGCGCGAACGCTGCGCACGATCCGGAATTGCCGCCGTGCAGCACCAGCAGCGGCGTCGCCGGCGCCTCGCTGGCCGCTGCCGGTGTTGTCGCCGGCGCCAGGATTCTCTGCGGGGCGCACGCCACTGCGCTACGCCGGCGCAGGGAGAGGTCGTCGCGCCGGCGCGCGCGCAGACGCCATCCTTCCGGCTTCAGCGTCAGCGTTTCCGCCACCTCGAGCTGGTAGTTCGGATCGACCTGGTCCAGGTCGAAGCGCTGCAGGATCATGCTCAGCACGAGCTGCGCCTCCTGCATCGCAAAGCCACGCCCGATACAGGCGCGCGCACCGTTGCCGAACGGTTTCCAGGCGTTGGGCGGGAGTCGCTCGGCCGCTTCGGGCGCGAAGCGCTCCGGCCGGAACGCTTCCGGGTCCTGCCATACCTTCGGGTCGCGGTGCAGGCCGGGAATCAGCACGAGCAAGGTGTCCTGCGGCGTGACCGCATAGCGGCCGGCCAGCGTCGTGGTTTCGCGCGCGGCGACCGCGAAGGCCGGCGCAGTGGGCCACAGCCGCAGGGTTTCCTGCAGGATCTGCTCGATGTAGCGCAGCTTGGCCAGGTCCTCGACCTGCGGCCGCTGCGCGCCCAGCGCGGCGTCCACCGCCTGGCGCGCGTGCGCCATCGCCGCCGGATGGCGCAGCAGCAGATACAGCGCGAACGAGAGCAGGCCGCTGGTCGTCTCGTGGCCGGCGATCAGGAAGGTCACCATCTGATAGCGGATGTTCTCGTCCGATAGCGCTTCGCCGGTCGCCTGGTCGCGTGCGTACAGCATCAGGTTGAGCAAGTCCTCGCGCGAGGCCGCGTCCGGGTCGGCCCTGCGTTCGGCGATCAAGGTGTCGGCGACGCTGCGGATCATCGCCAGGTCGGCCGCGTAGCGGCGCCGGCCGGGCGCCAGCAGGCGATTGGCGATGTCGGGCCGGCGCGCGCGCGCGCCGGCCTCGGCCAACGCGCCGACCATCGCCGCGACGAAGGGGTGCATCTCGTTCTGGTAGAAGCTGTTGAAGCGGTAGTCGAAGGCGCACAACGCGATCGTGTCCAGGGTCAGCCGGGTCATGTTGTCGGCCACGTCGATGACCGCGTCCGGGCCGAACCGCTCCCAGCGCTGCAGCATCTGTTCGGCGATGTCCTGCATGCGCCCGAACATCGCGCGCACGCCGATCGGGCCGAACGCCGGCATCAGCAACCGATGCGCCTTGGCCCAGTTGGGTTCGTCGTTGTAGGCGGTGAACAGGCCATCGCCGCCGAGGTCGCGCAGCGTTTGCAGCGGACGGTGCAACTTCTTCTCGAAGCGGGTTTCGTCGCAGACCTCGTCCACCAGGTCCTGTCCGCTCAGCACGGTCAGCGACAGCGGACCGCTGTTCAGACGAAAGATCGGGCCGTGCACCTTGGCCAGCCGCATCAGGCTCTGCACCGGCGCATCGCCATCGAGATGGTGGAAATTGCCGAGCAGCGGCAGCGAACGCGGTTGCGGGATTGCTTCTGTCATGGGGTGCCTTCCTGGGGAGTGCGCAGCGTGGCGACCGGTGCGCCACCGGTGTCGCGATGCGGGGGATGCAGCAGGGTGGCGAGGACGGTGTCGACCAGCCGCGTCCGCGCTTCGTCGGCTCCGATCTCCGGCGCCAGCCGCGCCAGCAGCTGCGGAAACTCCGGCGGCTGGCTCAGCATGCCGTTCAGCAGCACGAAGAACAGCGCCGGATGCGTCGCCTTCACGATGCCGGCCTCGATCCCGGCAAGGATCAATGCGTGCCCGGCTTGATAGGCGGGGCGCAGCAAGCGTTCGGCGACGACGGCGGCGCGCTCGGGGCGTTCGGAGACCACCCGCGCGACGAAGTCGCGTATCGCCGGATGGGCCTCGTAGAACGCGGCCATGAGCAGGATCGCCTCCGTCAGCCGATCCGGCAGCGTCCGCTCGTCGCGCTCGGTCAGCTGCGCCATGGCCGCAAGTCTGGGGTCCAGGTCCTGGGCGAGCTGGCTCACGCAGGCGTCCCACAAGTCGGCCTTGCTTCCGAAATGCACGCGCACCAGGTTGGGGCTCACTGCCGCGGCGGCGGCGATCGTACGGATGTCGGCGCGATCGAAGCCATGCCGGGCGAAGATGCCGGTCGCTGCCGCGAGCAGCGCCTGGCGACCGTCGGCCTGGTCTTTGGGCGGACGGCCGCGTGGCCGCGGGGGGCGCTTTGCTGTCATACCGGCACCTGTGAATAAATGTTCATGTGTACATTTATGGGCGATTGCCGGTACTTCAAGGCCGGTGTTCAGCGGGCATTTCCAGTGCGCGTCCCTACGCCTGCGCGGTCTCGACAACGCTGCCGTTCGCGTACACGGTCAGCTGGCACGCGCGCGTCCGCTGCCGGCGCGAACACGATGCGCAGGTCGCGTTCCTCGGCGAAGAAGCGCGTCGGCGTTTCGGCACGCAGGGTCACCACGAGTGCGCTGGCGCTGGGCTTCAGGTGATCGCCTTCGACGACGACGCGAATGGCGCCGACGCTTTTGCCGAGAGAGTCGCCGGCGTAGCCGGCCAGGATGTCGGGCGCCAGCGTCAGATGCGTGGCAGGCGCCACGTAGGGCACCGCGCCGTGCGCATAGCTGTAGATGCGGCGCATGCGCCAGTGGCCATCGACCGCTTGCCACAGATTTGGTGAACGCGGCCTGGCCGTCCAGCCGTTCGGGCTTGCCGTCGCGCTGCACGTGGAAGCGGTGCGTGCCCGACAGCAGCGCGAAGCCGCCGGCCAGCGGATGCAACTGCAGGCTGTCGGCGACGGCTTCGCGGCGCAGGCGCATGGCGGACTCCTGCAGCGGGCTCGCGATTGCAGCGCACTTGCGCGCGTGCGGCACGTGCATCAAGTCATGTGCACGAATGGGCCGGCGAGGCCGCCGCGCGGCATCCCGCCACGCATGCGCGAAAGCTGATGGAGGATGCGGATGGAACGCAATCGTCGCATACTGGTTTCCATGCCTGGGGCGGCGAGCAGGGAGCTGTCGGCGGTGCTGAAGCAAGGCGATGCAACATTCGCGCGATCGTTGCACGCTCCGGCCAGCCGGCTGCGCATGGCGGGGAGCCGCCGCATGGCGAGCGCGCGCTGCAGGCAGCGGGCCGTGCGCGCGCAGCCGCTTTCCGCGAGCCGCCGGCGATGATGGCGGCAGCGCAGGGACTGGTGCTGGCCGGCGCGCGGATCGCGGTGGTCGAGGACGACGCCGAACTGCGCGCGATCATCGTCGATGAGCTGGGCCACGAAGGCGCGCAGGCGCTCGGCTTCGGCAGCGCCGAGGCGCTGTACCGGCATCTGCTCGGCCATGCTTGCGATCTGGTGGTGCTGGACGTGGGGCTGCCGGGCGAGGACGGCTATTCGGTGGCGCGCTATCTGCGCCAGATCGCGCCGCAGGCGGGCATCGTGATGCTCACCGGCCGCGGCGCGAACACCGACATGACCCGCGGCCTGACCCAGGGCGCCGACCTGTACCTGGTCAAGCCGCTGGACGTGGAACTGCTGATCGCCGCACTGGCCAACCTGCGCCGGCGCCTGCAGCCTGCCGCGCCGAGCGAGGCGCGGTCGGCGCAGGATTGGCGGCTGAGCGACGACGGCTGGACGCTGTCCTCGCCCACGCAGCGCACGCTGGCGCTGACCGAGGCCGAACGCGGCTTGCTGAAGGCGCTGTTCGCGCAGCGCGGTGCGCCGGTCGATCGCGATACGCTGATCGCGGCGCTCACCGATGCGCCGTGGGA
Protein-coding regions in this window:
- a CDS encoding bifunctional cytochrome P450/NADPH--P450 reductase, which gives rise to MTEAIPQPRSLPLLGNFHHLDGDAPVQSLMRLAKVHGPIFRLNSGPLSLTVLSGQDLVDEVCDETRFEKKLHRPLQTLRDLGGDGLFTAYNDEPNWAKAHRLLMPAFGPIGVRAMFGRMQDIAEQMLQRWERFGPDAVIDVADNMTRLTLDTIALCAFDYRFNSFYQNEMHPFVAAMVGALAEAGARARRPDIANRLLAPGRRRYAADLAMIRSVADTLIAERRADPDAASREDLLNLMLYARDQATGEALSDENIRYQMVTFLIAGHETTSGLLSFALYLLLRHPAAMAHARQAVDAALGAQRPQVEDLAKLRYIEQILQETLRLWPTAPAFAVAARETTTLAGRYAVTPQDTLLVLIPGLHRDPKVWQDPEAFRPERFAPEAAERLPPNAWKPFGNGARACIGRGFAMQEAQLVLSMILQRFDLDQVDPNYQLEVAETLTLKPEGWRLRARRRDDLSLRRRSAVACAPQRILAPATTPAAASEAPATPLLVLHGGNSGSCAAFAQRIGGDAAAQGYAPLVAALDDYAGRLPRDAAVVVVASSYEGQPPDNARRFLDWIEALAPGALAEVRYAVFGSGNRQWARTYQAIPKRVDAAFEAAGAARFKPRGETDAGGDFFGGFDAWYTGLWPALGQALGKAATEQAAHALQVDIVPSARLGALRLTELDQGRIIDNRELVAMSAPFARSKRHLEIALPAGMRYRTGDYLAVLPRNAAAQVDRVLRRFGLASDTQVLIGQRPGAATGLPSGYPVALAQVLTDYVELAQPATRAQVAQLAAATRCPPDRAALQALAAEPAYTDEVLAKKTSLLDLLERFPACALPLGAFLGALPALRARQYSISSSPLRDPAQCSLTVAVLDAPALSGMGRRRGVASTYLAGLEEGALVSVAVRPSQASFHPPEDPATPIILVCAGSGIAPFHGFLQERTIQKAGGRDVGEALLFFGIDHPDVDYLYKEELQRWQDMGVVDVRLAFSQAPQDGVAYVQHRMWQDRARVSALFQQGATVFVCGDGERMAPAVRDTFVRLYRESMGVTAEAADAWADRIEREHGRYVADIFS
- a CDS encoding response regulator transcription factor — protein: MMAAAQGLVLAGARIAVVEDDAELRAIIVDELGHEGAQALGFGSAEALYRHLLGHACDLVVLDVGLPGEDGYSVARYLRQIAPQAGIVMLTGRGANTDMTRGLTQGADLYLVKPLDVELLIAALANLRRRLQPAAPSEARSAQDWRLSDDGWTLSSPTQRTLALTEAERGLLKALFAQRGAPVDRDTLIAALTDAPWDFDPHRLEVLVHRLRARASAATAAALPLRAVRGQGYLLGDSA
- a CDS encoding TetR/AcrR family transcriptional regulator encodes the protein MSPNLVRVHFGSKADLWDACVSQLAQDLDPRLAAMAQLTERDERTLPDRLTEAILLMAAFYEAHPAIRDFVARVVSERPERAAVVAERLLRPAYQAGHALILAGIEAGIVKATHPALFFVLLNGMLSQPPEFPQLLARLAPEIGADEARTRLVDTVLATLLHPPHRDTGGAPVATLRTPQEGTP